TTATATCGGTTTTTTTTGTTTGCTCCATAATAATGATGGCTCTGGTTGCCCTGGATCACCTTGGTTTTGAGTTCAAACATAGACCAGAAAAATAATCTTTTTCTTCAGCTTTCACCTCATTATTTCTCATTTCATTTTTTTTTAAAAATCTACCAAAGCATAAGCTAACTGGTGAAAGCAGTACGCTTAAGTGTTAAGATTTGAGGATAAAAAAATAGAAGAAAGAATTTAAACATTTAAAGATAAGGTATAAAAAATATAAATATTCGGAAAGACAGCAGGAGCTATTAAAATCAGGTTTGAAGTTCGCCTACACCTTCGAGCTTTTTAATAACTCTAGCCGGATAACCCAGAGCAAGGCTGTTTGGAGAAATATCCCGGGTAACTACGGATCCGATGCCTATGATGGAGTTTTCTCCGATCTCGACTCCCTGGGTGATAATACATCCGGGATTCACAGAAACTCCGCGCCCTATTTTTATAGGAGCCATGGTCCTCGGATATGCCTGTCTTGTGGTCAGGCTGCCTCTTGTATGGGCAGACAGTATACACCGATCACCGATTTCTGCATAATCTCCTATTGTGATTAATTCCGGATGAATCCGATCAAAAACAACATTGTAACCGACATATACATTTTTCCCAATATTTACACCCCGCATTCTATGAAATTTTGCCCTCCAGGAAGGAACCGGAGCATTTGATGCAAGTAGTTCTAAAAGCCAGTTCTTAAAATACTTGAATCCAAACAGGATTTTATTACTATGATAATGATCGGCTACTTCCCCAAAAGCGACTTTATCTCTATTAGATATCATAACATTACCTTCACAACTTTGCGGTGAAAAACGTAATTATTCCACCAATTTCGCCAATGAATACCTCTTTCATGCAGTCGGTCTTTATTACATAAACTAGTACTGATAGTGTAATTGAGTTTGAAATAAACTTTTTGTCAGCTTTTATTCCTGGTTAAAAGCTTTAAAAGCATCGATTTTTTTATCTCCACAGCATCACTGGGACAAAGTTCACGGCAACAATAACACTGGATGCATTTTTCCTGGTTGATTTTTAATGTACTGCCTGCTTCTTCAATGGCATGCACCGAGCAATTCAAAACACAGGCTTTACAAAGCTTACAGTTTGAAGTATTAATGAAGGGTTTTACAGTTAACTGAGTCCGAAGTATTCTCATAAGAACAGACGGAACATAAGCAGTAATTCCACCTTCCGGTCTTTTGAACATTACCTTTACCTCGTCCAGAGGTGTGCCGACAACTTCCGGATGCTCAGTTCCAAACCCTCTTGAAAGTGCGGCTTTGTTTGTAGGAACCTTTATGGGATCGATTCCTATGAGCTCAGATGCCACAATATCAAGGGCTACGCAGTCGTAACTTGCCATGATAACGCCTGTGGAGATAGGTGTGCCGTTAGAAGGACCATTCCCCTCCATTCCAACCACACCGTCCATAACTGAAAGATGAGGCTTGACAACAGAATAAATATCAACAACTGCATTCCCAAAACGGTCACGATCTTCCAGAGCATGTGCCTGCTTTCTGATTTTTTGAGGGACAGTCCCAAAAAAGTTTTTGACAGCCCCGGTATAGAGTGTCAATTCGTGAGTTTTGAGTTTCGGAAGTGAGATTATCACATCAGCCTCAAGGACTGATTTTGCAATGTACAGGTGTGGAAACTGTCTGGCACCAGGAACATCAACCCCGGTATACCCTGAAGTCTCAAAGTTTATTAGCTCTGCCCCGTAGCAGGAGGCGACTTCTTCAATTCCCGATGCTTTGAGTGCCTGCGAAGTGCTCGTAGACCCAGGTCTTACAATCCCTGACCCGTCGCCTATAACTGGTATACCCCCTGCCTCTGAGACCAGTTCACACATAGCAGAGACTACTGCCGGATGTGTTGTGACAGCATCCTCTGGAGGCCGAATGGCAAGCACATTGGGCTTAAGCAGTACTCGGCTGCCAGGAGATATAATCTTCTCAAGGCCGCCTATCAGGTTGAGTGATTCTCTGATTGCATCTTTTGCTTTCGAGTAATCGCTGCATCGAACAATAGAAACCCTTGTATTCATAATCACACATTTGTATGTTAAAGAAGTTTATGTAATTATAATTACTCTATTTACTCCATATCTGAAAAAACGCTATCTTCTTTACTGGCCGGAAAGGATGAGATGATAGTATCATCCTGATAGAAGAAAAATTCAAGAGGTTCTGATTCAGAGAAAAAGGAAAATCTAAGGGGTAAAGCTGAATCAACTCCACCTGTGACCTCTTAAAATTGCTCCTTTTTTATTAAATCTTACAACCCGATCGGGCTGTAACTCCGGATCAAACATCAGCTAATATTTTCAAGAAATTTTTATATCCAGTTCAAGCTTCTTTGCAGCTTCTTCTATCAGTGGCCGCGAGAGTTCCTGGTTAATTTTTTCAAGCCCCTCTTCCCTGGACATTTCCCCGCTCCGGACAAGTCCTGCTATATCAAAAGTGTATGGATGGAACCCATATTTATCCAGATGGTTATAGCAGGCGAAAGCGTTCAATGTACAGTTCGTTGAATTACTGTCATTGATGCCGGGTTGTTCCCATCCAACCTTCAAAAGCGTATCCAGCACTTTATCTTCGCTGTATTCCCATAAACAGAGTGGGTGCAGGATACTTAGAGCAGTATCTTCTTTGTTTTCGATAATCTCTTTTTTGAGAAGGAATAACTCATCCTTATCGTCGACACCTATTTTTTCAAGCTGCTTTTCAAAAAGATTCCTTGACCATAGTAGGAAATTACGTGAGAGGTTAATTATAGGATTTGGAGACTGTCCGCCTGTGAAAGCAAAGACAATAAAAGGTGCCTTCTGAACAATAGCCTGTTCTATCAGTTTCTGTTTGATGATAGTTATACAGATATTGCATATATCACTTGCCCGATATTTAGCGAACTTGGGAAACGCATCATAAGACTCAGCCGCTTTTCGGAATGTGTTGTAGAGAATTTTCTTTTCCATTGTCAACATAAAATAATCGGAACCTGTGATCTCACAGATCTTTCTGGCGTTTTTTACTGCGCCTTCGGAGATGAACCCATTATCAAACTGGACAGCAAGCACTTTCAGGAAAGGATAATCTTGTTTGAGCTTGTAAAGTGTATATGAGGAGTCTTTTCCTCCAGACAGGGCATAAATAACATCATATTTACCTTTTCCTCCATAGTCCTCAAAAAGTTTTTTAATTTTTGCCAGATATTCATCCTTTTCCTGTGAGGATAAAGGAGTATATGTCTCACAAAAATGACAGAGCTCAGTTTCTGTATTAATGTTTATACCTGGAATATCCGAATCCAGAATACACTTTTTACATACTAGCTTTGACACGTTTGTATTCCTCCATGATGGATCGGTTGGATATTTTCCCGTTCTCGCTAGATGGGAAATGATCAATCAACAGTATTTCTCTTGGGCACAGGCAATCAGGAAGGTTTTTCCGACGAAATGCGAACAGAGTTTCGATTTCTGTCCCTTCTGCAGGATTTCCTAAAGAAGGACTTTTACTGATAGTTGTCCAAGACTGAACCTGGGAAATTCGATTGGCAAAGGGACTGAGATATTTTCTGACCTGTATATGGCCAGGAGTAATTTTGCATATTGTATACCAGATTCTGCCAGTATCGCAAATCTACAATGCTTGAAATCCTTGAGGTATGAAGCAATTGCATTTATACCGTTTTCGAGACAGCTACAGGAAATTGAGTTTTTACCTTCTTCCAGGGCAATGTTTTGAGGAGTTTTTCTGGCACGTTCTGTAATATGCGCATCAGTTTCCATACATTTTCACTTCTTTTACTTTACCAGTTTATGTATCATATTACTGATTCCCTGTAGCGTGTCAAAATTTTCAGGTGTCAACATGTCTTCTGGAATTTCGATAGAGTATTTCTCAGTGATGTAATCAATCAATTCAAGCAGACCAATAGAATCTATAATGCCGTTTTGAGTAAGAGAATCACTATCTTCCAAGTGAGTTTCCTTATCCATAAAAGAATTAGCCTTCAAATAATCAATTATACACTCTTTTATCTGTTCCATGTTTTATACTCTCCGTCACTTTTACTTAGTGGGCCATAGACGGTCGTAATTGCACTCAATAAAATTAATTCTATATTAATTCAATGTATTTCTATAATTAAAAGATAAACCTAGATTTTTAATTGTAAAGTATTTTTATACTGTCAAGTTTGTGGAACATATTTAGTATAGATTACAATTAGAGAGTACATTCATGATAAAAAAGTGGGAAGTTATAATATTTAAAAGTTTAACTTTCCTCAACTTTTCTCCTTCCCATCTCAAAAGCCCTGACATTAATCTCGATAGTCTTCTGTGGCACAAGTGCCTTTACACTCTCAAGAAGGGCATCTTTCGGGATGGGCAGGTAGCCAGAAACTGCCCCGACCATTGCGACATTCATTGCAAGCCTGCTCCCGGCTTCATAAGCCAGCTCATCAGCATTAAAGGCTTTAACTACGTACTTTTCAGAAAGAACGTCAAGGATTTCCTGGACATCAGGATATTTTGCAAGACCTGAAGTAACCGTAACAGGTACAATTGGCTGTATGTTTACTATAATTACCCCGCCATCCTTAAGAAAATCGAGATACCTGACCGCTTCCATTGGCTCAAGGGCGAGCATAATGTCCGCTCCTTTTTTAGGGATCATTGACCCGAGATCGGACCCCAGCCTTATGTGGTTAACAACCGAGCCTCCACGCTGCGCCATCCCATGAGTCTCTGCCGCCCGGATCGGAAGCCCTGAAACGACTGCGGCTTTTCCGATAATATCCGAGGCAAGGATTGCACCCTGCCCGCCGACTCCAGTGATAAGGAGGTCGAGTTTCTTTTCTCCTGTTCCCTCGTTCATCTCTTCACCTCCTTAATAGCTTCAAATTTGCATATCTGCGCACAGACCCCGCACCCGCTACATATAGCAGTAATTACAGCGCATTTATTATCTTCATCAAACTCGATTGCCGGACAGCCGAACTTAACGCACTGCTTGCAGCCTTCACATTTTTCAGGGTCTACAATGTAAGGAACCCTTCTAATCCCTGCTCTCTTTCCAGAGATCACGCAGGGTTGTTTTGCAATGACCACGGCTGTGCCTTCAAAGTCCTTTGCGGCTTTGAAAGCTTCCTGGGTCTCTTCAAGTCTATAGGGGTCAACGACAGTTACAAATTCTGCGCCCATCGCCCGGCAGAGTTCGGCAAGCGAAACCTCAACTGTAGGCTCCCCTGTTACTGTAAAGCCGACTCCCGGGTTTGGCTGGTGCCCTGTCATAGCTGTAATCCGGTTGTCAAGAATTGTGACCGTGATATTCGCTTTGTTAAAAACTGCATTAAGGAGAGAGTTCATGCCTGTATGGAAAAAGGTCGAGTCTCCTATGGAACAGCAGATGGGGCGCTTTTCCCCTGCATGGTAAAGCCCGGAAGCAATACTTATGCTTGAACCCATGCAGAGCGTGGTCTCAACGGTCCCACTCTGGATACCAAGGGTGTAGCAGCCGATATCGCTCGGGTAGATAGCATCCTTTCCAAAGACCTTTTTCATGGAATAGAAAGTTGCCCTGTGAGAGCAGCCGGCACAGAGGGCAGGCGGGCGGGGAGCCAGTTCAAGAGAAACACCTCCAGTCTCGGGTTCAACCTCCAGATCAAAAGCTTTCTTCAGGGCTTCAAGGAAGGCATTTATATCCAGTTCTCCCTCCCGAGGAACAAATCCGCCTGTTTTTCCAATAATAGAGACCTCAAGCCCGGACTCCTGTGCAATCATCCTTACCTGCTCTTCAACAACAGGCTCGAGCTCTTCGAAAATAATAACCGTGTCAACTGTGCTGAGAAGTTCCAGAATAAGCTTTTTCGGGACAGGATAGGTTCCTATCTTCAGGAAAGAAGCTTCAAGCCCGAGCTCCTGCAGAGCCTCTTTTGCATATACAGAAGCAATGCCTGCCCCTATTACTCCAAGCCTTGCATCAGGTTTCAGTTCAAGGGAGTTCCATGGTGACTCTGCAAGGGCATCTTCAATTGGCTGCTGGATAGAGAGGAGATGGGTATGGCGGGGTCTGGCGTTTTTGGGAAGCATAACCCAGCGGTCGAGAAGTTTTTCAAAATGAGGAACCGGCTTGTCTGAAGGGACTTCCCCCAGCTCAATGTCAGACTTCCCGTGCGAGATCCGGGTCGTGGGTCTGAAAATTACAGGAATTTCAAACTTTTCCGAAAACTCAAAAGCATAAGGTATCATGTCCTTGGCTTCCTGGGGTGTTGAAGGGTCAAAACAGGGCACAAGGGCAAACCGGGCATAACGCCTTGTATCCTGCTCGTTCTGGGACGAGTGGCAGGAAGGGTCATCAGCTACGATTGCAATCAGTCCTCCTTTTGTGCCTGCATAAGCAAGGGTCATGAAAGGGTCGGCTGCAACGTTTAACCCTACGTGCTTCATTGTCACGACAGACCTGACTCCTGCCCATGCGGCTCCAACTGCAACTTCCATTGCGACCTTTTCGTTAACCGACCATTCTATATGGTAGTCCTGGTCCTCGCGGGAAGCAAGTGTGTCTATAATCTCCGAAGAGGGAGTGCCGGGATAGCCTGCAATAACCTGCACGCTGCCTTCAAGAAGTCCACGAGCAATAGCCACGTTTCCAAGCATATACTCACGCATTGTCATAATCAAGATCTCCACATATTAAACGATAAAACGCAATTCTAATAACAGTTTAAATTTAGTTCTCTGTCAATTAACATTAACAAATCAGAATTCCAGGAAAAGACAGCTCTGGCAAATAAAACTCGCTGTCTGTAAACTAGGTAAAACTTTTGCATTATTCAAATAACACGATCAATAATATACTTTCGGATAATTACCAGGAAATTTCTTCTGCAGAATGAGCTAACACAAGAAAGCCATTTGTAAAGAATTCGAAAAAAATAATAAAAAATTTCATGTTTACAAAATAAAGTTAAAGCTCGTTTTTTGAACTAATTTAAAACATAAAAAATAGTCGAGATAAGGGAAATTCCCATCAGCTTCCTGGAATCATAACTTGATGAAGGATCAATGAGTCAATGAACCGGCCTTCTCCAGAAACTCTGCAAGCTTCGCAATCTCTTCAAGATCAAGATCGAGTTCTTCACCTTTCAGGGACGCTTTGAAAAGCTCTCTTCTTGCAGGGATCTCAGCCACGACATTCACACAGTTCACGGAAGCCAGCATCTCCTCCCTTACGTCCGGCTCGACCTTATTAAGCACAAAATAAACTCCACACCCACATTGTGCACCGAACTCATCAAACTTCTTTGAAAGCTTTAGGGATTCGTAAGAAGGGTCGACAACCACAAGGATCAGGTCAAAATCTTTATCAACCCCGCGTCCGAAGTGTTCAGTCCCGGCTTCGGTATCCACAATCACAAAATCATCTTTCCCGAGGTCAAGATTTTCAAGAAACTCCCTTGTCAAGACCCCCATGGGACACGCACATCCTTCTCCGTAGTCTTTGATCTTTCCAACAGCCATGAGCTTTAGGTTTCCTTTTTCTTCCACAAATTCAGGAGGCAGGTCGGAAAAACTCCATCTCTCCTTGAAAAAACGGGACTGCTGCTGAACTGGTTGCCCTTTATTATTTTCAGCTGCAAGCCCCCAGAACTGCGTTTGCTTAGGAGCAGCCCTCTGTTTTTCTTTAAAGCCTTTCTTTCCTCCGAAATACTCCATGAGATCCCGTGGAGCTGCCAATCCGAGCTGGCTGTGAAGCCCGTAGTTGGACTCATCTATATCAAGCACAAGCACATTTTTTGTTTTTGCCATCTGCTTTGCCAGGAGAGCCGAAATAGTGCTCTTTCCGCTTCCTCCTTTCCCGCACACTGCTATTCTCATACAAAGTTCACCTAGCACAGTAATTTACCCAGGAGTTTTTAAAGTTATTTCCAGGATGGGAGAGTGAATAAAATTACCTCTCACTGAATCAAAGTACCCCCGGAAAGCAGGTATTTAATAGTAAAACATATGCTGATTCGTAAAACAGGCTCCGGACAATTTTCAGGAGAGATTTTTAGAAAAAACAGACTGCACGTTTTCTGGCAGGGTAAAAGTAAATGTACTTCCCTTTCCGAGCTCTGAACTTACTCGTACCTTTCCATTGTGCATTTCTACAAATTCTTTGACAAGAGTAAGGCCCAGGCCTGTCCCTCCGAATTCTCTGGAAGTAGATGTATCAGCCTGTACGAAAGGATGGAAGATTATTTCAATTTTGTCCGCCGGGATGCCGATTCCGGTATCAGTTACGTTGACTTCCAGGCAATTTTTCTCGCAGGTGGCAGTAACTGTAACTTTTCCTCCAGCCGGAGTAAACTTAATAGCATTGCTTAAAAGGTTGTAGAGAATCTGCTTGAACTTTATCCGGTCAGCCCTGATCATTTTTACCTCTTTGGCTATCCTAGTTTCCAGAAAAATGTTTTTTTCCCGGGCTTTTTGTGAGATGACTTCACTTACCTCGGCAATCACATCCGGGACCAAGACCTCTTCATAATACATTTCGGACTTCCCGGCCTCTATCTTTGAGAGGTCAAGGAGGTTATTTATGAGGTCAAGGAGGTGTTTTGCGCTTATGGAGATATTTTTTACGTGTTTCAACTGCTTCGGGTTGAGGTTTCCGAAGATTTCAAGCTGCAAGAGATCTGAAAACCCGATAATGGAATTTAACGGAGTCCTCAGTTCATGGCTCATGTTGACAATAAAATCGGTTTTTGTATTTCTGGCGACTTCAGACTCTATTTTTGCGTGAAGAATAGCCTCCTCGGCAGTCTTTCTCTCCGTGATATCACATAAATAGCCCTGATAAAATAGGATGTTTCCCTGATCGTCACGGATACAATGGAGGATATCATGGACCCAGCGGATCTCACCATTTTTTCTTATTATACGGTACTCCTTTTCAAGAGTGGATTCCGGATTTTCCTGCAGGAATCTTTCATCCATGTGGAGCTTTTCCAGATCTCTGGAGTCAACAAGATCCTCCCATCTTATTTTTCCAGAAGTAAAATCGTTTTCACTGTAGCCTGTCATTTCTTCTACTCTTCC
The genomic region above belongs to Methanosarcina horonobensis HB-1 = JCM 15518 and contains:
- a CDS encoding ATP-binding protein, coding for MRIAVCGKGGSGKSTISALLAKQMAKTKNVLVLDIDESNYGLHSQLGLAAPRDLMEYFGGKKGFKEKQRAAPKQTQFWGLAAENNKGQPVQQQSRFFKERWSFSDLPPEFVEEKGNLKLMAVGKIKDYGEGCACPMGVLTREFLENLDLGKDDFVIVDTEAGTEHFGRGVDKDFDLILVVVDPSYESLKLSKKFDEFGAQCGCGVYFVLNKVEPDVREEMLASVNCVNVVAEIPARRELFKASLKGEELDLDLEEIAKLAEFLEKAGSLTH
- a CDS encoding acyl carrier protein produces the protein MEQIKECIIDYLKANSFMDKETHLEDSDSLTQNGIIDSIGLLELIDYITEKYSIEIPEDMLTPENFDTLQGISNMIHKLVK
- a CDS encoding acyltransferase encodes the protein MISNRDKVAFGEVADHYHSNKILFGFKYFKNWLLELLASNAPVPSWRAKFHRMRGVNIGKNVYVGYNVVFDRIHPELITIGDYAEIGDRCILSAHTRGSLTTRQAYPRTMAPIKIGRGVSVNPGCIITQGVEIGENSIIGIGSVVTRDISPNSLALGYPARVIKKLEGVGELQT
- the iorA gene encoding indolepyruvate ferredoxin oxidoreductase subunit alpha, translating into MTMREYMLGNVAIARGLLEGSVQVIAGYPGTPSSEIIDTLASREDQDYHIEWSVNEKVAMEVAVGAAWAGVRSVVTMKHVGLNVAADPFMTLAYAGTKGGLIAIVADDPSCHSSQNEQDTRRYARFALVPCFDPSTPQEAKDMIPYAFEFSEKFEIPVIFRPTTRISHGKSDIELGEVPSDKPVPHFEKLLDRWVMLPKNARPRHTHLLSIQQPIEDALAESPWNSLELKPDARLGVIGAGIASVYAKEALQELGLEASFLKIGTYPVPKKLILELLSTVDTVIIFEELEPVVEEQVRMIAQESGLEVSIIGKTGGFVPREGELDINAFLEALKKAFDLEVEPETGGVSLELAPRPPALCAGCSHRATFYSMKKVFGKDAIYPSDIGCYTLGIQSGTVETTLCMGSSISIASGLYHAGEKRPICCSIGDSTFFHTGMNSLLNAVFNKANITVTILDNRITAMTGHQPNPGVGFTVTGEPTVEVSLAELCRAMGAEFVTVVDPYRLEETQEAFKAAKDFEGTAVVIAKQPCVISGKRAGIRRVPYIVDPEKCEGCKQCVKFGCPAIEFDEDNKCAVITAICSGCGVCAQICKFEAIKEVKR
- a CDS encoding indolepyruvate oxidoreductase subunit beta, with the translated sequence MNEGTGEKKLDLLITGVGGQGAILASDIIGKAAVVSGLPIRAAETHGMAQRGGSVVNHIRLGSDLGSMIPKKGADIMLALEPMEAVRYLDFLKDGGVIIVNIQPIVPVTVTSGLAKYPDVQEILDVLSEKYVVKAFNADELAYEAGSRLAMNVAMVGAVSGYLPIPKDALLESVKALVPQKTIEINVRAFEMGRRKVEES
- a CDS encoding DUF362 domain-containing protein; this encodes MNTRVSIVRCSDYSKAKDAIRESLNLIGGLEKIISPGSRVLLKPNVLAIRPPEDAVTTHPAVVSAMCELVSEAGGIPVIGDGSGIVRPGSTSTSQALKASGIEEVASCYGAELINFETSGYTGVDVPGARQFPHLYIAKSVLEADVIISLPKLKTHELTLYTGAVKNFFGTVPQKIRKQAHALEDRDRFGNAVVDIYSVVKPHLSVMDGVVGMEGNGPSNGTPISTGVIMASYDCVALDIVASELIGIDPIKVPTNKAALSRGFGTEHPEVVGTPLDEVKVMFKRPEGGITAYVPSVLMRILRTQLTVKPFINTSNCKLCKACVLNCSVHAIEEAGSTLKINQEKCIQCYCCRELCPSDAVEIKKSMLLKLLTRNKS
- a CDS encoding adenine nucleotide alpha hydrolase family protein, with translation MSKLVCKKCILDSDIPGININTETELCHFCETYTPLSSQEKDEYLAKIKKLFEDYGGKGKYDVIYALSGGKDSSYTLYKLKQDYPFLKVLAVQFDNGFISEGAVKNARKICEITGSDYFMLTMEKKILYNTFRKAAESYDAFPKFAKYRASDICNICITIIKQKLIEQAIVQKAPFIVFAFTGGQSPNPIINLSRNFLLWSRNLFEKQLEKIGVDDKDELFLLKKEIIENKEDTALSILHPLCLWEYSEDKVLDTLLKVGWEQPGINDSNSTNCTLNAFACYNHLDKYGFHPYTFDIAGLVRSGEMSREEGLEKINQELSRPLIEEAAKKLELDIKIS
- a CDS encoding AMP-binding protein; translated protein: METDAHITERARKTPQNIALEEGKNSISCSCLENGINAIASYLKDFKHCRFAILAESGIQYAKLLLAIYRSENISVPLPIEFPRFSLGQLSVKVLL